The following are from one region of the Dehalococcoidia bacterium genome:
- the pdxS gene encoding pyridoxal 5'-phosphate synthase lyase subunit PdxS: protein MEKGSWAVKTGLAQMLKGGVIMDVVTPEQAKIAEEAGACAVMALERVPADIRAAGGVARMADPALILQIMDAVSIPVMAKCRIGHFVEAQILEAIGIDYIDESEVLTPADEQFHVNKHNFKVPFVCGARDLGEALRRIGEGAAMIRTKGEAGTGNVVEAVRHMRQIMADIRRIQSMSEDELFAEAKRLGASYELLLQVRQQGRLPVVNFAAGGIATPADAALMMQLGADGVFVGSGIFKSSDPARRAKAIVQATTHYNNPEILAEVSRNLGDAMPGVEISRLAPEQLMAGRGW from the coding sequence ATGGAAAAGGGGAGCTGGGCTGTTAAGACCGGCCTTGCCCAGATGCTCAAAGGGGGCGTGATCATGGATGTGGTCACGCCAGAGCAGGCGAAGATCGCTGAAGAGGCGGGCGCCTGCGCTGTGATGGCGCTGGAGCGCGTACCGGCTGACATTCGGGCGGCCGGCGGCGTTGCCCGGATGGCTGACCCGGCGCTCATCCTGCAGATCATGGACGCGGTCTCAATCCCGGTCATGGCGAAATGCCGGATTGGGCACTTCGTCGAGGCCCAGATCCTCGAAGCGATCGGCATCGACTACATCGACGAGTCCGAGGTGCTGACGCCCGCCGACGAGCAGTTTCACGTCAATAAGCACAACTTCAAAGTGCCGTTCGTGTGCGGGGCGCGCGATCTCGGTGAGGCGCTGCGGCGGATCGGCGAAGGTGCGGCGATGATCCGCACCAAGGGAGAGGCAGGAACTGGCAACGTCGTCGAAGCAGTCCGGCATATGCGCCAAATCATGGCGGATATCCGCCGCATCCAGAGCATGAGCGAGGACGAACTGTTTGCCGAAGCGAAGCGATTGGGCGCCTCCTATGAACTGCTGCTCCAAGTGCGCCAGCAAGGACGGCTGCCGGTGGTGAACTTTGCGGCGGGGGGGATCGCCACGCCGGCAGACGCCGCTCTGATGATGCAACTGGGCGCTGACGGGGTCTTTGTGGGGTCGGGGATCTTCAAGTCGAGCGACCCGGCGCGACGGGCGAAGGCGATCGTTCAGGCAACGACCCATTACAACAATCCTGAGATCCTCGCGGAGGTCTCGCGCAATCTTGGCGATGCCATGCCCGGGGTCGAGATCTCTCGGCTGGCGCCGGAGCAGCTGATGGCCGGTCGGGGTTGGTAA
- a CDS encoding PAC2 family protein: protein MSILQLRERPTLRRPILIAGFGGWGDAGSGATSAIAYLLEDVEPEPFAWLDPEACFDFTVQRPITTRTPNGRWTLTYPRVQFYGLYRPNHERDLVLLTGPEPHMNWLTLTRVIAEFTRDLGVEVAMTMGVFLGSVSHRTVSLVRRTLDPELERRLGQVGAVDTGYQGPTGFVTALVHAWTEIGLPAASVWAAAPVYLRAVNPAVAAALLGAIEAVTGVPLDLGPLRDRAEAFIREVDAMLASNPELANQLRQMIDLGPEPAGPEPPPPGELPSGQSLVEELERFLRERRRDGDSE from the coding sequence ATGTCGATCCTGCAACTGCGTGAACGGCCAACGTTGCGCCGTCCGATCCTGATCGCGGGATTTGGCGGCTGGGGTGATGCCGGAAGCGGCGCAACGAGCGCAATTGCGTACTTGCTTGAAGATGTCGAGCCGGAGCCATTCGCGTGGCTGGACCCGGAGGCGTGCTTCGACTTTACGGTGCAGCGGCCGATCACGACGCGCACCCCGAACGGCCGCTGGACGCTCACCTACCCGCGCGTTCAGTTCTATGGGCTGTACCGCCCGAACCACGAGCGCGATCTCGTGCTCCTGACTGGGCCGGAACCGCACATGAACTGGCTGACCCTCACGCGGGTGATCGCCGAATTTACGCGCGACCTGGGGGTGGAAGTGGCGATGACGATGGGCGTCTTTCTCGGGTCGGTCTCGCATCGCACGGTCTCGCTCGTTCGGCGCACGCTCGACCCGGAACTGGAGCGCCGGCTGGGCCAGGTGGGCGCGGTCGATACGGGGTATCAGGGACCGACAGGCTTTGTCACCGCCCTGGTTCATGCCTGGACCGAAATCGGGCTGCCCGCCGCCAGTGTCTGGGCGGCGGCTCCGGTCTACCTGCGCGCGGTCAATCCTGCGGTGGCGGCCGCCCTCTTGGGCGCGATCGAAGCGGTGACGGGAGTGCCGCTCGACCTGGGCCCCTTACGCGATCGCGCCGAGGCCTTTATTCGCGAGGTCGACGCCATGCTGGCCTCAAATCCTGAGCTCGCCAATCAGCTCCGCCAGATGATCGATCTCGGCCCGGAGCCGGCGGGGCCGGAGCCGCCTCCGCCCGGTGAGCTGCCGTCCGGGCAGTCGTTGGTGGAGGAGCTTGAGCGGTTTCTCCGCGAGCGGCGGCGGGATGGCGACAGCGAATAG
- the pdxT gene encoding pyridoxal 5'-phosphate synthase glutaminase subunit PdxT encodes MVTKVGVLALQGDFAEHEAALRRIGVVAQQVRLPADLAGLDGLIIPGGESTTIGTLMVRFGLFDPLVERARSGFPIWGTCAGMIVLAKRIEGSMQPTLGVMDITVRRNAFGRQIDSFETDLEIAGLEQPYHAVFIRAPLITEVGPAAKAIATLPDGRVVAAEQGNLLATAFHPELTADDRMHQLFVQRIREGAGAR; translated from the coding sequence TTGGTAACGAAGGTCGGAGTGCTCGCCCTGCAGGGCGACTTCGCGGAACATGAGGCGGCGCTGCGCCGGATCGGCGTCGTCGCCCAGCAAGTTCGCCTGCCTGCCGATTTGGCGGGGCTCGACGGCCTGATCATCCCGGGCGGCGAAAGCACCACCATCGGGACGCTCATGGTGCGCTTTGGGCTCTTTGATCCCCTCGTCGAGCGCGCGCGGTCGGGCTTCCCGATTTGGGGAACGTGCGCGGGAATGATCGTGCTGGCGAAACGGATTGAGGGCAGCATGCAGCCGACCCTCGGCGTGATGGACATTACCGTTCGGCGCAATGCCTTTGGTCGCCAGATCGACTCGTTCGAGACCGACCTCGAGATCGCTGGGCTTGAGCAGCCGTACCACGCGGTGTTTATTCGGGCGCCGCTCATCACCGAAGTTGGGCCAGCCGCGAAGGCGATTGCCACCCTTCCCGACGGCAGGGTTGTCGCCGCCGAGCAAGGGAACTTGCTCGCCACGGCATTCCATCCCGAGTTGACGGCGGACGATCGGATGCACCAGCTCTTCGTTCAGCGGATACGCGAGGGCGCTGGAGCGCGATGA